The segment CTTGAGAGTGCTAATCACGATTTAAAAATACCACTATTGTGGATATTTGTCAATACTTTAAAACAAAAAATCCTCAAACACATTATTGGATATATCCACACCTTTTGATGTTAATTTAAGGACATCTCCTTCTTTAACTAATAAGCCTAATTCCATATTTTTATAAATAGCATCTTTAAACACAGAAAACATGCTTTTCCCAAATCTCTCTTTAAAGTCATTATCATTTACTCCATCCATCATCCTAAGGCCTAAAAACATAAACTCAGACATTTGATCTTCTAAAGACAGTTCATCAACATCGTCAACCGCATGTCCATCATTATTAATCACGTCTATGTACTTTCTAACATTTTTTATATTGCCAAATCGCTTATTTCCTACAAATGAATACGCCCCAGGTCCAAAGCCCAGATAATGCAAATCCAACCAATACAGCTTGTTGTGTCGGCATTCAAATCCAGGCAATGCGTAATTCGAAATTTCATAATGTCTGTATCCACTATTCTCTAAAAGCTCTGCACCATAGTGGAACATCATCAATTCGTATTCATCATCAGCAGGCTTAACTTCATTTCTTTCATACATATCGTAAAGCATCGTTCCTTTTTCTAATATAAGTCCATAACAAGAAATGTGTGATGGCTTTAATGCGATTACGTTTGTCAATGTTTCTTTAAAATCTTCAAAAGTCTGATTTGGCAGCGCATACATTATATCTATATTTATGTTGTCAAAATATTTAGATGCCAAACCATAATTTTCAATAAAATCACTTACCGTGTGTATCCTTCCTATAGCTTTTAACAAATTGTTTTGCCAAGACTGCAAACCTATGCTTATTCTATTTACACCTGCTTTTTTATATGACTTAAGTTTTTCTTCATCTATTAAGCCAGGATTTAATTCAATGGTGATCTCTGCATCTTGGCTTAAGCTGTAGTTTCCGTAAATTTCGCTCAATATTTCTTCGATGTATGAAGGAGGCAAGACATTCGGCGTACCTCCTCCTATATACACAGAAGTGTATATATCTTTAAGTTCCTCTTTTCTCGTTTTAATCTCCTTTATTATTGCTTTTTTAAACGAAAAAAAGCTGTCTTCCATGTTTGCATAAGAATTAAAATCACAATAATAGCATTTTCTCTTGCAAAACGGAATATGAACGTATATACCAGATCTAATCATTGTCATCATCAAGCTTTAAGATTGACATAAACGCTTCTTGCGGAATTTCAACTTTCCCTATTTGTCTCATTCTCTTTTTGCCCTCTTTTTGCTTCTCTAACAATTTTTTCTTTCGCGTAACATCTCCGCCATAGCACTTTGCCAAAACATTTTTCCTCAATGCTTTGACAGTTTCCCTTGCTATTATCTTTGAACCTATAGCAGCTTGTATAGGAATTTCAAAAAGATGGCGCGGTATATTTTCTTTTAACCTTTCTGTCATCTTTCTGGCTCTTTCATAAGCCTTATCCTTATGGACTATCATAGACAAAGCATCAACTATCTCACCATTTATAAGTATATCCAATTTCACAAGATCTGATGTCTTGTAGCCTTTTAGCTCATAATCTAATGAAGCATATCCTTTTGTCCTGGATTTTAAAGCATCGAAAAAATCATATATTATTTCGTTTAACGGAATATCGTACTTAATAAGCACTCTAGTAGGCTCAAGGTAATCCATTCCTTGATAAACGCCCCTTCTATCTTGACAAAGCTCCATTATAGGGCCTACGTACTCTGTAGGAGACATTATTGTAGCAGTAATTATAGGTTCTTCTATATGATCGATGGACGTGGGCTCCGGCAAATTTGCTGGATTATCCAGTTCAATTACTTCTCCGTTTGTCTTGTATACCTTATAGATAACGCCTGGTGCAGTAGTCACCAAATTTAGATTATATTCCCTCTCCAACCTCTCCTGTATTATGTCCATGTGCAAAAGGCCTAAAAACCCGCATCTAAAGCCAAATCCAAGAGCTGCAGATGTATCCGGCTCAAATGTCAATGACGCATCGTTTAATTGTAGTTTCATAAGTGCATCTTTTAGATTTTCATAGTCCTCGCCCTCCGCTGGATATATTCCACAAAAAACCATTGGTGTGACTTTTTTATATCCAGGCAAAGGTTCAGATGCTGGGAATTCCGCATTTGTTATGGTATCTCCTACACGAGTATCGCTGACATTTTTTATGCTGGCAGCCACATACCCAACATCACCAGCAAAAAGAAAATCGACCGGACTTAAATTTGGTCTAAATATGCCGACCTCTGTCACTTCAAATTCTTTCCCGGTGGACATCATTTTTATCTTATCACCTTGTTTTAATGTGCCGTCAAAGACCCTTATAAAACTTATAGCACCTTTATAATTGTCGTAAAACGAATCAAAAATCAACGCTTTAAGCGGTTTTTCTTGGTCTCCTGATGGTGGCGGTATTCTCTTTACTATTGCTTCCAAAACATCTTCAATGCCTATGCCTTCTTTCGCAGATATAAGCAAAGAATCTTCGGCATCGATGCCAATAACATCTTCGATCTCTTTTTTTACAAAATCAGGGTCCGCAGATGGAAGATCTATCTTGTTTATAACAGGCACAATCTCAAGATCGTGCTCTAATGCCAGATACAAATTTGCCAGCGTTTGGGCTTCTATTCCTTGCGTTGCATCAACGACCAACAAAGCGCCTTCACATGCCGCGATACTCCTTGAGACTTCATACGTAAAGTCAACATGTCCAGGAGTATCTATAAGATTCAATTCATACTCCTCTCCATCGTTTGCTTTGTATATGAGGCGGACTGGCTGAAGCTTTATGGTTATACCTCTTTCCCTTTCCAAATCCATGCTGTCTAAAACCTGCTCTTCCATTTCTCTTTCTGTCAATACACCAGTCTTCTCAATCAATCTATCCGCCAGAGTAGATTTACCATGGTCTATATGGGCTATAATGCAAAAATTCCTCTTGTTTTCTTTTCTAACTTTAGACATTTCAAACCTCCTTCACATATATTAATATTATAGCATAAAAAATTACTTGTACAGAGATTTGAAAAGCCCATCAACACCTTTTAATGGCACATGACTATGTTGTCCCAAAAAAGTTATGTTGAGAAAATCTTTGCTTATAGCAATCTTAAATATGCTTTGACTTGCAATGCCTGTTGTTAAATCATTAAACGTGTAATCCACTTGAAATATGCATAACGTGATAAAAATTATGTAGATGGATATGAATAAGTACAGCATTCTCAGCCTTCTAAGCCTTTCTTTTTTCTCTTTTACCCTGCTCAAGCTTTCATTTCCTCCTAAGTTCATCGTACAAAAGATCCAATTCTTTTATCATCTTTTCTTTCGAAAAATTGCTTAAAATATATTCTTTGCCTTTTTTTGAAAATTTATTTCTCAAATCTTCATTTAACGCAAGAATTTCAATGGCATTGGCCAAATCATTAGGAACCTTAGATTTTACGATAATTCCATTTTCATCATTTCTAACTATTTCAGGTATCCCTCCAACATCTGTAGCAATGACAGGTACACCTAACGCCATAGCCTCAGCAACCGATATGCCAAAGCCTTCGCTGTGAGACGGCAATACAAAGATATCTATGCTGCTTAAAAAATTGAATATATCTTCTATAAACCCCAAAAATTCCACATTATCAAGTTTTAAATCTCGAACCATATCTTTAAGATGTTCCATATATGGTCCATCACCTGCTATAAAGACAAATGCTTTAACTTTTCCCCTAAGTATATTCAATGATTCAATAAGATCTTGAACACCTTTTGACGGTATAAGCCTTGCAACACAACCAATTATAAGAGTATCTGAAGCTATGTCGTATTTTTCTCTCAATTTTAAAGGCTCTTTAATGAATTGTGGCACATCAATGCCGTTGTACACTACACGCACTTTATCAGACGGTATACTTTCTTCATCTACAACAGCTTTTTTAAGTGCGTAAGACACTGCAATTACTGCATCTGTTTTTTTATTTAAATACTTATTGATTGTCAGATAAAAATACTTTTTTATCTTATTCATATTTTTGTAATTAGGAAAATTGTGTACTGTCACAACGATCTTTAAATTGTATCCCAGTGAAGCCAATCTTCCAACTAAAGAGGCTTTTGCACCATGAAAATGAATAATATGTGGTCTAAAATCATCTATAATAGCTCTAAGCTTCTTTATGGCAGCAAAATCTTTCTTGAAATTTATTCCATCACAAATATTAACACTGTAAACAGATACACCATCTTTTATCAAGTCATCCATTGTTTTTTTATCAAAAGAGCAGGCAACAGCTAATTGATACTTGTCTTTATCAAGTCCATTAAGAAGCGATAACAGATGCTTCTTCATACCGCCTTCTGCTTCCCTTACAACATGCAAAACCCTTGTTTTTTCCAATCTATTTCACTCCTTTATAATTTTATTTTCATCAATGATAATGTCAATAAGCATCGGCACAGCATAAACCATCGTAGTAGCCGCCGCAACAACACCTGAATCGTTAAAAGCTAAAGCAAAAATACTTCCTACTACGGTGGATAAAAAGCTTATGTATACAAATTTTCGCTCATTAAGAATCCTCTTTAAAGCTCCAACTGGTTTATAAAAAAGTATGAAAAGCACAAACACCAACGTAACTAAAACCCTGCTCCAAACGGAATACTTAAAAAGCTTCAGATTCATGCTAATCTTCCTTGCAAATATCTGAATAAGTGGATAAATCCCATTATTTTTCACTAAATTGAATGTCTGCCCTATGTGCGTTTGCTCTGATACAGGTCTTAAAGAGTCAACATAAAACAGCAAAAATAATAATGCAACTATGCTTCCACCTACAAACAAAATATTTTTAATGTTAAGTTTTTTGCCAAATAAGTACATAGACGCAACTGAAAATGCTGCAAATGCGGCTATACCACCGCCTACATTTGTTCCCAAAGACGGCGATACTATAAAGTATAAGACGATAATGTAAATCAATATATTTGCAAATATTAGATACTTTTTGTCAATATTCCCAAATATCTCAAACGATAAAAGCGCAAAGCACAGTACGGCTCCTATGAAAATCCCCATGTACTCATTTCCGATACCGTAGAATCTGGCACCTGCGATTACATCGTAACTTAAAAATGAATTTTTCAAAAGATTATATCCTGTAAGCATGTCCAGCATCAATATAGCAGCAGTGAAGGCTGCAATTAAAAAGTATCTAAAACTGCTTTTTTTGGTCAACTTATATGTAACCAATGTAAAGACCGCCGAAACAACAACAATGCCTAAAACGCTATTTACGATGTTTGTATAATCAAATAGAGGCAAAAACAAGAAACTTATAGGCATAATCGGTATTAAAAGCAAAAAAGGTTTTATTAAAGTGGAGTATTCTTTGAAGAACAGCAGTATCACCAAAGACAAAATCAGTATAAATATTTGCAACATCACATAAGTTTTTAAAAAGTACGGTCTATACGTATAGTTAAATGTAAGCTGCTTTTCTAAATTTTCAAGCTTCATTAAATCTCCATTGATATCTGAAGAATACAAATTATGTCCAGTTACAAACGCAGGTACATCTAAGCCGAAATACGTCAATATAGTTGGAATCAAATCTGTATTTGTTACAATACCTGTCCTTTTCGTCGTATCAGATGTTATAAGCTTACCTTTTGCAATACCATTTCCATACATAACAACAGGCGCCAAAAAATCATTTTGACCCATTTTTTGAGAAGGCGGCAAAGGAGTGACAATCATAAAAAGAGTGTTTCCACTATCAGAACGTAAAATTCTCCCGATGAATTCATCAGCATTTTTTAGCGCTTTTTCTTTATTCTCTCTATTTATCTTATCTAATCCACTGTTTTGGTAATCATTTGCTCTTGCAGTATCGCCTAAATCAAATATGGTTAGAGCCACATTATCTTTAATATTTAGATACTCCTTGTACATGGTATCATAATCTGTCGATAAGCCATAAGGCATCAATTGATCCCTTTTATTCGTCATATCACTGACATCTCCATAAGGCACGATACCGCTGTAATTCATACCTATTAAAGGAGCATATCTTTTGTAATCAACATCTGTATCTTCATTGCCAAAAACAGCTACATTAAGCCCACTATCCTTAAATTTATCACCTAATAAACCAGGCCTTATAATATGATTTCTTTTTAAGTTGTTTCTGATTATCTGGGCTATATCTAAATTTAAAATTTGACCTTCGGAAGGAATTTTCCCCGTATTCCTCTCATAAATTGTGGACGCCAATTCATGGTTGTATGTTTCCCATGTATTGAAATTCAAAGAAGCACCATTAGAACCGACAGCACGGGTGCCTGTACCAAGCGTCATAAAAACACTTTCCAGGGATCTGCCACCATCAGCATTGACAGTCATAAGGCCATAAGTACCATTCTCTATCATGTTATTGATGTTTTTCAAATCACTATTTAAAAAATCATCGATAGAAACTCTATTTAATATAAATAGTACGGCCTTCTTTCCATCTTGTCCTGTTTGTGCATAAGAAAAAGTAATTGCACTCAAAAAGAAAATCAAAGCTAAAAAAATAAAACAAACTTGTTTTTCATCGTTACCTCCTTGAATAACAGTTTTATACATAAATCATAATTATATACAGTATAATAAGCCTCTTTTTATCTAAATATAAAACTAGATTGGGGGCATCAAAATTGAAAAAATCATTTAAATTCATTTGTATATATTGTACCATATCTTTGGTACTATTATCCACAATTTTACCGTTGATATTAAGCAATAATGCGGCATTTTCAGCAACAGACAATCCATTGAAAGGCAAAATCATACTGATCGATCCTGGTCATGGAGGAATTGACGGTGGCACAAGCTCTGGAAATATACTTGAAAAAAGCATCAATTTAGAAGCATCATTAATCTTAAAAACAGAGTTGATAAATCGCGGAGCGAAAGTAATTATGACAAGAGATAAAGATACTTCCTTAGAAAATCTATGTAAAGATAATGACTACAGACATAGGCGAGATTTAAAAGCAAGAGTAAATATGATAAACAACTATAATATAGATGCATATATTAGCATACACGTCAACGCTGTCAACAATGCACCATATGTAAAAGGTCCGATGGTTTTTTACTCAAATACTAATATAAACAGTAAAACATTGGCATCATATGTGCAAGATTCTTTAAATGCCCTTGCTGGAACAAATAGAAATCCAAATGTTGCAGACTACTTTTTGCTGACAAATGCAAAAAAGACAGGAATCTTAGTAGAACTGGGCTTTATCACAAACAATGACGACAAAAATCTACTCGTCAAAAAAGACTATTTAAAGAAACTATCAACTGGCATTGTAATTGGCTTAGAAAAATACTTTAAAAACAAATAATGAGGCAAAACCTCATTATTTGGCAAGTCCATCATCTTTCAGCACTAAATAAATTGCTTTAGCTAGGTATGGAGTGGAATTTAAAGCCTCCTCCAAAGTATTGTAATTGCTGCCTAGTTCAATAAGTATGCCTTTTTCTGAAAAGTGTTGGTTGTATTCAGCGTATTGATGAATCTCTATTCCTAACGATATACCTGGATATAATTCATTCAGTTTATCGCTAATCTGTTTCGCAAACTCGTAATTCTTTTTCCAGTCTTCATTCATATCTGCAGTCCTTCGAGAGCCAATTATGAACATTATTTTTGCAACTGTCTGTCCGTTTATTTCCATCGTATATTTTTTTCTGTAATCTTGATTTGGTAAGCTGCTTAAAACAGGTATTGTATCAACCCCTGGCTGCATTACACTTCCATATCCATCACGGTGCAAATCAATAGTCACCTTGATAGAAGGATATTCCTCCAAATATTTTTTTACTGATAAAGAAGAATTGTAGTATGACTGATCGTAATTGTAATCGTGTATTGTTCGATCATGCAAAACGCTAACACCATAATCTTTAGTCAAATATTCTGTCAAACTGTCTCCTACTCTTACCATATTGTAATTTGGATTATTTGTTCTATCATATCCATATGCAGCTACATATTTGTTTTTTAAAGTCGCAACGTACGATTCCATCGTATGTGTATGGTAAAGCAATATAAGTGGTTTGCCAGTATCAACGTTACTGACATTTGTCACACTTATATTCGTCTCACTTTCTTTTGATGCTTCACTTGCAACTTCGTTATTTTTATTTTGATTAGCATTGCGATTCTCTGCAATTTGCGTATTAGACGTATTATCTTTTTCTCCTTTGTCTATTTGAGCAATAATGGGAATTTGATACTTTAATATTTTAAGAGGATCTCTTTGATTTAGATTAAACATTGAAGCCATAGTCAAATCTCTATCGTAAAATCCTTCAGCTTTATAGCCAACATCAACAGTTGGCATCGTATAATTTAAAGCAGTTATAAACATGCCATTAATGCTATTGTACTCTTCGGCAAAAGTCTCTGTTTCAAAATTTATATTGGCAGCTTCTATGTCATTTGTCATAAGCCATCTATAAAATAAAATATTAAAAAGCAATAAAATCACAAAAGACACCTTTTTAAGGCGATAATACCTTAACGAACTTCTGTACAATGAAAGCACCTCTCTTTGGTTTTATACTATAAATTATTCACAAGAGAAGTGCTTTATTACTAATTTAATGTACAAGTTGGTTCATCTCATCTACTGTCAAATTTGGTTGTAAAGCTAAATTAATTCCTCTTGACAAAATAGATGAAATATTTTTAATAAGAAGATCAATCTCCTTTGGCGTAACTATGAGGTTTTCTTCTGGACTTAATACCTCTTTTATTAAAGCGTATTTATCTTCATCATTCATGTTTTTCAATACATCGTATAAAGGGCTACCGCTTTCAACATTGTTTTTTAACGCACTTTCAAGATGTTCTATAGCATCATTAGCAATTGTAGCTGCATCTACTACGGTTGGAACACCTATTGCAATAACAGGAACACCTAAGCTTTCCATGTTGATAGCAGATCTTTTATTACCTATTCCCGATCCAGGGCTAATGCCTGTATTTGAAATCTGTATTGTTGTAGCAAGCCTTTCAACTCTCCTCGATGCAAGAGCATCTATTGTGATGACTAAATCAGGTTTTATCTTATCAACAACGCTTTTAACGATTTCTGCCGTCTCAATGCCTGTTATACCTAATACACCGGGAGCCA is part of the Thermoanaerobacterium sp. PSU-2 genome and harbors:
- the gpr gene encoding GPR endopeptidase, which gives rise to MFNIRTDLAVEAREMYKGGHAGEIPGVLVDESQDDNIKIVKVTILDDDGAKTMGKPIGDYITIEAPDLRYRDIELEGKVAQKLADVIKKISNVNVNMKVLVIGLGNWNVTPDALGPKAIENIVVTRHLKELAPLQFGENICAVSAMAPGVLGITGIETAEIVKSVVDKIKPDLVITIDALASRRVERLATTIQISNTGISPGSGIGNKRSAINMESLGVPVIAIGVPTVVDAATIANDAIEHLESALKNNVESGSPLYDVLKNMNDEDKYALIKEVLSPEENLIVTPKEIDLLIKNISSILSRGINLALQPNLTVDEMNQLVH
- a CDS encoding stage II sporulation protein P, encoding MYRSSLRYYRLKKVSFVILLLFNILFYRWLMTNDIEAANINFETETFAEEYNSINGMFITALNYTMPTVDVGYKAEGFYDRDLTMASMFNLNQRDPLKILKYQIPIIAQIDKGEKDNTSNTQIAENRNANQNKNNEVASEASKESETNISVTNVSNVDTGKPLILLYHTHTMESYVATLKNKYVAAYGYDRTNNPNYNMVRVGDSLTEYLTKDYGVSVLHDRTIHDYNYDQSYYNSSLSVKKYLEEYPSIKVTIDLHRDGYGSVMQPGVDTIPVLSSLPNQDYRKKYTMEINGQTVAKIMFIIGSRRTADMNEDWKKNYEFAKQISDKLNELYPGISLGIEIHQYAEYNQHFSEKGILIELGSNYNTLEEALNSTPYLAKAIYLVLKDDGLAK
- a CDS encoding N-acetylmuramoyl-L-alanine amidase; this translates as MKKSFKFICIYCTISLVLLSTILPLILSNNAAFSATDNPLKGKIILIDPGHGGIDGGTSSGNILEKSINLEASLILKTELINRGAKVIMTRDKDTSLENLCKDNDYRHRRDLKARVNMINNYNIDAYISIHVNAVNNAPYVKGPMVFYSNTNINSKTLASYVQDSLNALAGTNRNPNVADYFLLTNAKKTGILVELGFITNNDDKNLLVKKDYLKKLSTGIVIGLEKYFKNK
- a CDS encoding glycosyltransferase family 4 protein, coding for MEKTRVLHVVREAEGGMKKHLLSLLNGLDKDKYQLAVACSFDKKTMDDLIKDGVSVYSVNICDGINFKKDFAAIKKLRAIIDDFRPHIIHFHGAKASLVGRLASLGYNLKIVVTVHNFPNYKNMNKIKKYFYLTINKYLNKKTDAVIAVSYALKKAVVDEESIPSDKVRVVYNGIDVPQFIKEPLKLREKYDIASDTLIIGCVARLIPSKGVQDLIESLNILRGKVKAFVFIAGDGPYMEHLKDMVRDLKLDNVEFLGFIEDIFNFLSSIDIFVLPSHSEGFGISVAEAMALGVPVIATDVGGIPEIVRNDENGIIVKSKVPNDLANAIEILALNEDLRNKFSKKGKEYILSNFSKEKMIKELDLLYDELRRK
- the lepA gene encoding translation elongation factor 4, producing MSKVRKENKRNFCIIAHIDHGKSTLADRLIEKTGVLTEREMEEQVLDSMDLERERGITIKLQPVRLIYKANDGEEYELNLIDTPGHVDFTYEVSRSIAACEGALLVVDATQGIEAQTLANLYLALEHDLEIVPVINKIDLPSADPDFVKKEIEDVIGIDAEDSLLISAKEGIGIEDVLEAIVKRIPPPSGDQEKPLKALIFDSFYDNYKGAISFIRVFDGTLKQGDKIKMMSTGKEFEVTEVGIFRPNLSPVDFLFAGDVGYVAASIKNVSDTRVGDTITNAEFPASEPLPGYKKVTPMVFCGIYPAEGEDYENLKDALMKLQLNDASLTFEPDTSAALGFGFRCGFLGLLHMDIIQERLEREYNLNLVTTAPGVIYKVYKTNGEVIELDNPANLPEPTSIDHIEEPIITATIMSPTEYVGPIMELCQDRRGVYQGMDYLEPTRVLIKYDIPLNEIIYDFFDALKSRTKGYASLDYELKGYKTSDLVKLDILINGEIVDALSMIVHKDKAYERARKMTERLKENIPRHLFEIPIQAAIGSKIIARETVKALRKNVLAKCYGGDVTRKKKLLEKQKEGKKRMRQIGKVEIPQEAFMSILKLDDDND
- the hemW gene encoding radical SAM family heme chaperone HemW, which produces MIRSGIYVHIPFCKRKCYYCDFNSYANMEDSFFSFKKAIIKEIKTRKEELKDIYTSVYIGGGTPNVLPPSYIEEILSEIYGNYSLSQDAEITIELNPGLIDEEKLKSYKKAGVNRISIGLQSWQNNLLKAIGRIHTVSDFIENYGLASKYFDNINIDIMYALPNQTFEDFKETLTNVIALKPSHISCYGLILEKGTMLYDMYERNEVKPADDEYELMMFHYGAELLENSGYRHYEISNYALPGFECRHNKLYWLDLHYLGFGPGAYSFVGNKRFGNIKNVRKYIDVINNDGHAVDDVDELSLEDQMSEFMFLGLRMMDGVNDNDFKERFGKSMFSVFKDAIYKNMELGLLVKEGDVLKLTSKGVDISNNVFEDFLF